The genomic segment aatttaaaatcttAACTTAGTTATCAAGTTTTCATTGATGAGAAATTgctcaacaaaaaataaagttgGTCAAAGTTTACTGACTTGACAGTTACACTTAATTTACCGACTCCACTTATACTTCCTCGATCTATATATCATTGTCTTTGTTTCATTCATAACAAGGTTGTCTGTCTTTGTTCCAGACAAAAAATGCAACAAGCACAGAACCATCAACTGCTACATTCTTGCCTGCAACAGAGTCAATGACTTCATTGTCTTCAAGTTCAaaagaaacaattgttttaactTCTGACAGTTCTGAAATACTGCCTTCAACTAATTCGCCAACAGAAGAAGTAACAGAAGGAATGAAAACAGGTACTGAGAGTTTAGCAACAGGCATAACCCTAACATCAGACAATTTAGCAACCGATGATACCTCTTTTCAAGTTACTAGTGAGCTAACACAAACTGTACAAATGTCACCTCTAACTACTAATAAAAGTAAGCTATTAACAAGCACAGGAACCGCGACAGAGGAACAAACGGTAGTTGAGCTTACAACATTTGCCGATGTAACATTCCTAACAACAACTGGTGAGACTGCTACACAGGTTACTAATGAACTTACCCAAACCAGCACAATAACAAGTCTAACCTCTGATGTtacaaaactaacaaacacaGAAGGCACAACATTGGAACCATCAACAGGAGAGCTAACTACAGTTGCAGATGTAACATTCCTAACAACAACTGATGAGACTGCTACACAGGTTACTAATGAGCTTACCCAAACCAGCACAATAACAAGTCTAACCTCTGATGTaacaaaactaacaaacacaGAAGGCACAACATTGGAACCATCAACAGGAGAGCCAACTACAGTCGCAGATGTAACATTCCTAACAACTGTTGAGACTGCTACACAGGTTACTAATGAACTTACTCAAACCAGTACAATAACAAGTCTAACCTCTGATGTtacaaaactaacaaacacaGAAGGCACAACATTGGAACCATCAACAGGAGAGCTAACTACAGTTGCAGATGTAACATTCCTAACAACAACTGGTGAGACTGCTACACAGGTTACTAATGAGCTTACCCAAACCAGTACAGTAACAAGTCTCATCTCTGATGTtacaaaactaacaaacacaGAAGGCACAACATTGGAACCTGCGACAGGAGAGCCAACTACAGTTGCAGATGTAACATTCCTAACAACAACTGGTGAGACTGCTACACAGGTTACTAATGAGCTTACCCAAACCAGTACAATGTCAAGTCTAACCTCTGATGTtacaaaactaacaaacacaGAAGGCACAACATTGGAACCTGCGACAGGAGAGCCAACTACAGTTGCAGATGTAACATTCCTAACAACAACTGGTGAGACTGCTACACAGGTTACTAATGAGCTTACCCAAACCAGTACAGTAACAAGTCTCATCTCTGATGTtacaaaactaacaaacacaGAAGGCACAACATTGGAACCTGCGACAGGAGAGCCAACTACAGTTGCAGATGTAACATTCCTAATAACAACTGGTGAGACTGCTACACAGGTTACTAATGAACTTACTCAAACCAGTACAGTAACAAGTCTCATCTCTGATGTtacaaaactaacaaacacaGAAGGCACAACATTGGAACCTGCGACAGGAGAGCCAACTACAGTTGCAGATGTAACATTCCTAACAACAACTGGTGAGACTGCTACACAGGTTACTAATGAGCTTACCCAAACCAGTACAATAACAAGTCTAACCTCTGATGTtacaaaactaacaaacacaGAAGGCACAACATTGGAACCATCAACAGGAGAGCCAACTACAGTTGCAGATGTAACCTTCCTAACAACTGGTGAGACTGCTACACAGGTTACTAATGAGCTTACCCAAACCAGTACAATGACAAGTCTAACCTCTGATGTtacaaaactaacaaacacaGAAGGCACAACATTGGAACCTTTGACAGGAGAGCTAACTACAGTTGCAGATGTAACATTCCTAGCAACTGATAAGACTGCTACACAGGTTACTAATGAGCTTACCCAAACCAGTACAATGACAAGTCTAATCTCTGATGTtacaaaactaacaaacacaGAAGGCACAACATTGGAACCTGCGACAGGAGAGCTAACTACAGTTGCAGATGTAACATTCCTAACAACAACTGGTGAGACTGCTACACAGGTTACTAATGAGCTTACCCAAACCAGTACAATAACAAGTCTAACCTCTGATGTtacaaaactaacaaacacaGAAGGCACAACATTGGAACCATCAACAGGAGAGCTAACTACAGTCGCAGATGTAACATTCCTAACAACAACTGATGAGACTGCTACACAGGTTACTAATGAGCTTACCCAAACCAGTACAATGTCAAGTCTAACCTCTGATGTTACAAAACTAACAAGCACAGAAGGCACAACCCCAGGCACTTCTACTGATGAGAATTCTTCCAATAAAACATCAGGTGCAACTGTTAATACAATGTCAACTTCAATTGAACACACAGTAACTACTGCGCCCAACACAACATCTGATGCTGCAACTTCTACTAGTACAGCTTTCTCCACTCCTGTGGAAGGCACTGTAACTGAAGCAGCAGCACCCAACACAACATCTGATGCTGTAACTTCTACTAGTACAGCTTTCTCCACTCCTGTGGAAGGCACTGTAACTAAAGCGACAACACTCAACACCACATCTGATGCTGTAACTTCTACTAGTACAGCCTTCACTCCTGTGGAAGGCACTTCAACTGAAGCAACAACACTCAACACAACATCTGATACTGCAACTTCTACTAGTGCAGCTTTCTCCACTCCTGTTGAAGCGAATGCAACTGAAGCAATAACACTCAACACAACATCTGGTATTGTAACTTCTACTAGTACAGCTTTCTCCACTCCTGTTGAAGCAAATGCAACTGAAGCAACAACACCCAACACAACATCTGATGTTGTAACTTCTACTAGTACAGCTTTCTCAACTCCAGTGGAAGGCACTGCAACTGAAGCAACAACACTCAACACAACATCTGATGCTGTGACTTCTACTAGTACAGCTTTCTCCACTCCTGTTGAAGCGAATGCAACTGAAGCAATAACACTCAACACAACATCTGGTATTGTAACTTCTACTAGTACAGCCTTCTCCACTCCTGTGGAAGGCACTGCAACTGAAGCAACAACACTCAACACAACATCTGATACTGCAACTTCTACTAGTGCAGCTTTCTCCACTCCTGTTGAAGCGAATGCAACTGAAGCAATAACACTCAACACAACATCTGGTATTGTAACTTCTACTAGTACAGCTTTCTCAACTCCTGTGGAAGGCACTGCAACTGAAGCAACAACACTCAACACAACATCTGATGCTGTGACTTCTACTAGTACAGCTTTCTCCACTCCTGTTGAAGCAGGTGCAACTGAAGCAACAACACCCAACACAACATCTGATGTTGTAACTTCTACTAGTACAGCTTTCTCAACTCCAGTGGAAGGCACTGCAACTGAAGCAACAACACTCAACACAACATCTGATGCTGCAACTTCTACTGGTACAGCTTTCTCCACTCCTGTTGAAGCAAATGCAACTGAAGCAACAACACTCAACACAACATCTGGTATTGTAACTTCTACTAGTACAGCCTTCTCCACTCCTGTGGAAGGCACTGCAACTGAAGCAACAACACTCAACACAACATCTGGTATTGTAACTTCTACTAGTACAGCTTTCTCCACTCCTGTGGAAGGCACTGCAACTGAAGCAACAACACTCAACACAACATTTGGTATTGTAACTTCTTCTGGTACAGCTTTCTCCACTCCTGTGGAAGGCACTGCAACTGAAGCAACAACACTCAACACAACATCTGATGCTGTGACTTCTACTAGTACAGCTTTCTCCACTCCTGTTGAAGCGAATGCAACTGAAGCAACAACACTCAACACAACATCTGGTATTGTAACTTCTACTAGTACAGCCTTCTCCACTCCTGTGGAAGACACTGCAACTGAAGCAACAACACTCAACACAACATCTGATGCTGCAACTTCTACTAGTACAGCTTTCTCCACTCCTGTTGAAGCGAATGCAACTGAAGCAATAACACTCAACACAACATCTGGTATTGTAACTTCTACTAGTACAGCTTTCTCCACTCCCGTGGAAGGCACTGCAACTGAAGCAACAACACTCAACACAATATCTGATGCTGTGACTTCTACTAGTACAGCTTTCTCCACTCCTGTGGAAGGCACTGCAACTGAAGCAACAACACTCAACACAACATCTGATGCTGTGACTTCTACTAGTACAGCTTTCTCCACTCCTGTGGAAGGCACTGCAACTGAAGCAACAACACTCAACACAACATCTGGTATTGTAACTTCTACTAGTACAGCTTTCTCCACTCCTGTGGAAGGCACTGTAACTGAAGTAACAACACTCAACACAACATCTGATGCTGTGACTTCTACTAGTACAGCTTTCTCCACTCCTGTGGAAGGCACTGCAACTGAAGCAACAACACCCAACACAACATCTGATGTTGTAACTTCTACTAATACAGCTTTCTCAACTCCAGTGGAAGGCACTGCAACTGAAGCAACAACACTCAACACAACTTCTGATGTTGTAACTTCTACTAGTACAGCTTTCTCCACTCCTGTGGAAGGCACTGTAACTGAAGTAACAACACCCAACACAACATCTGATGTTGTAACTTCTACTAATACAGCTTTCTCAACTCCAGTGGAAGGCACTGCAACTGAAGCAACAACACTCAACACAACATCTGATGCTGCAACTTCTACTGGTACAGCTTTCTCCACTCCTGTTGAAGCGAATGCAACTGAAGCAACAACACCCAACACAACATTTGATGCTTTAACTTCTACTAGTACAGCTTTCTCCACTCCTGTGGAAGGCACTGCAACTGAAGCAACAACACTCAACACAACATCTGGCATTGTAACTTCTACTAGTACAGCTTTCTCCACTCCTGTGGAAGGCACTGCAACTGAAGCAACAACACTCAACACAACATCTGGCATTGTAACTTCTACTAGTACAGCTTTCTCCACTCCTATGGAAGGCACTGCAACTGAAGCAACAACACTCAACACAACAGCTGATGCTGCAACTTCTACTAGTACAGCTTTTTCCACTCCTGTTGAAGCGAATGCAACTGAAGCAACAACACTCAACACAACATCTGGTATTGTAACTTCTACTAGTACAGCCTTCTCCACTCCTGTGGAAGGCACTGCAACTGAAGCAACAACACTCAACACAACATCTGGCATTGTAACTTCCAATAGTACAGCTTTCTCCACTCCTGTGGAAGGCACTGCAACTGAAGCAACAACACTCAACACAACAGCTGATGCTGCAACTTCTACTAGTACAGCTTTTTCCACTCCTGTTGAAGCGAATGCAACTGAAGCAATAACACTCAACACAACATCTGGTATTGTAACTTCTACTAGTACAGCTTTCTCCACTCCTGTGGAAGGCACTGCAACTGAAGCAACAACACTCAACACAACATCTGATGCTGTGACTTCTACTAGTACAGCTTTCTCCACTCCTGTTGAAGCGAATGCAACTGAAGCAACAACACTCAACACAACATCTGGTATTGTAACTTCTACTAGTACAGCCTTCTCCACTCCTGTGGAAGGCACTGCAACTGAAGCAACAACACTCAACACAACATCTGGCATTGTAACTTCCAATAGTACAGCTTTCTCCACTCCTGTGGAAGGCACTGCAACTGAAGCAACAACACTCGACACAACATCTGGTATTGTAACTTCTACTAGTACAGCTTTCTCCACTCCTGTGGAAGGCACTGCAACTGAAGCAACAACACTCAACACAACATCTGGCATTGTAACTTCTACTAGTACAGCTTTCTCCACTCCTGTGGAAGGCACTGTAACTGAAGCAACAACACTCAACACAACATCTGGTATTTTAACTTCTACTAGTACAGCTTTCTCCACTCCTGTGGAAGGCACTGCAACTGAAGCAACAACACTCAACACAACATCTGGCATTGTAACTTCTACTAGTACAGCTTTCTCCACTCCAGTGGAAGGCACTGCAACTGAAGCAACAACACTCAACACAACATCTGGTATTTTAACTTCTACTAGTACAGCTTTCTCCACTCCTGTGGAAGGCACTGCAACTGAAGCAACAACACCCAACACAACATCTGATGCTGTTACTTCTACTAGTACAGCTTTCTCCACTCCTGTTGAAGCTACTGCAACTAAAGTAACAACACCAAACACAACAGACAATGTCCTAACTTCTTCTAGTACAGTAATGCATTCTGTAGTTTCTTCAGCCGTACCAACTTCAGTTGACACAACTACAGCTGTTACAAGCATTCCTGAGACATCACATGCCACGCTCCCAACTTTAATATCAACTGATCCTTCTATACAAACTACTGAACAAATTGAAGAGACAACTTCAATACAAACATCACATTTAATAACAGTCACAACACCGGATATCACATCTAGTGCTGTAACTGTGACTGAAGTCGGAGTTACATCAGCTACAGTAAAACCAGAGATCACATCAGGATTTTCAACTCCAACGGCGGTGTCAACTACCGCTGAAATGACTTCTCCTGAATTAACACCAGCTTTGGCAACAACTGATATGTCTAGCGCCTTTACAACTACTGAAATATTATTAACAACGCCTGTTAAACGGACTAATGTAGTCTTAACAACTACTTCAGCCACATCCCAAtcagtaacaacaacaaaagcaaccaGCCCCTCTGCATCAAGTGAGATTGTTAAAACCACCTCACAAATGGTCACAAGAGAACCTACCCAGACAGTCAAATTAACATCAGCTTCTGGACCCAAAACATCAAGTACATCAGTCTCTGCTGATAAAATACTTCGTTTAGAAGTTCTGGTGGATCTATCGCACGAGGTAAAGAGCCAGACTTTCATTGAGAAAATAGAAGGTGATCTTGAGCAACTGTACCTAATGGGGAAGGAAATATCCAATAGGAAACGGAGGTCATTGCTGGAAGACATTGTTGGTGCTGTCCACAGACTTGTGCAGAAAAGTAAAAGAGCCGTAGATCCTGATCCGTCAGTCACTATTAAAGTAAGTATCTATTTTTGGAGgataaatttgtgtgatttacAGTGTTGTTAAAACTAGATTTTCtacttggttaaaaaaaaactttgtgttTAATTACTTCAATTACTTCCAAAcacgcacatttttgtgcttcaaGCTTCTTCCCGACAACACCTAGCCAAATAGCATGCCAGTTGTGTTGTGACACGCGGGTTTTATTTGCAAAAGAAAATCCATTATTGACCAGCTCTCTGGAATTCTCGTTGGAATTAAACAGCAACTACTTTGCCTTGGGGGTAATAGCTCTTACTGGGTTTTATAAACCAGCTGGGACATCTGTATACTTGTACAATTGCTTTTAGTAGTGCCCTGGTTCTTTATTTGGATGATTTGAGTAGGGTGGTTTTGCAAGGGTAATCCAGACCATGGATCTCAATGCAAACATTTCAAAGAGTGTAATTGTGTGAGTTTTTATATACTAGGCAAATGTGGAGTCGTCTACGTctttaaattgattttattttgctgggaattttttttattctctccAAATGGTCTAAATCTAGTTTTGACTGGGCATTTAAAAGTGGCTCTGTCTTCACAAGGACATACCATGCTGATATCAGAATGGACAACTTTTAAAGTGTCTGAGGGTGtaaatgtgtgattttttttatgcttTCTCACTCGCATGGTTTAAAGGgagacgttgccttggatcgggcgacttggtctttgaaaagcttttgaaaccgtttattttaaatgcatatgggtagaaagataattcaaaagtagaatataatgatccacacaaacatgccatgaaattgctcggttttccttttacgtcgccaGTTAACATGGTCGACCATTTTATGGCCGACTGTGCAGTGCAATATGAGGCAAGTTGGTCttgatcgttgtattctacttttaaattaccaatcaaaccatgtgcatttcatgACAGTTTCAACtgatttttaaagaccaactcgaccaatccaagatAACTTGTTCCTTTAGAATACCAGCTATGGGGGGcaaattttgttattgatcCTTGGATTACTCATgatatgttgttttgtttgtaggtAACCCATACCGATAGAGTAGAAAGGAATGTACAGATTGAATTTTATGTGGTTGAGAATGGGACTGTATTGGAGCCTAGTGTTGTGAGTCAGGTATACTCCACACTGAGTCTAGCAGCAATGAGTGCACAGTTGGGGTTCGAGGTAAGCCTATCCAGCATGccatatttttgtataatcaaTAGCATAGCAGTTAAagaaacacattgccttggatcggtcgagttggtctttaaaaagcgttccttaaccgtttgttataaaatcgatatggttagaaagatgttgtaaaagtagaatacaatgatccacacaaatatcccttgaaattgtacgattttctttttacctcgtcgactaacacgctcggtcatttatgggagtcaaattttggactcccataaatggccgaccgtgttagtttgcgacgtaaaatgaaaaccgtgcaattttgagtgatacttgtgtggatcattatattctacttttaaaacatcttgctaaccatatgcatttcataacaaatggtttcaaaagctttgtttagaccaactcgaccgatccaaggcaatgtgttcctgtAAGGAAAATACCAAAACCTTATAATAAATGGGTAAGGAAAGATGATCTTTTTAGAGCTAACATTTAgcttttgtttatattaattcTGTTTTTAGATTCAATCCAGTTATTCTGGTTTTGAATCCAAGGATTCTCAATCACGTTAAATTAATCACGTAACTATCCGAGAACCCCACTATACTAGCTAAGAGCCCCACTATCCAATATCCAAGAACCAAACTATACTGGCCAAAAACTCTAACATAATATCCAAGAACCTAACTATACTGGCCAAGAACCccactatactagccaagaaccctaCTATACTATCAAAGAACCGAACACTACTGGCTAAGAACCCCACTATACTATCAAAGAACCATGTTACCCTAGCCAAGAATGTCATAGCCAAGAACCTGatggagagaaaaacaaaaaaaaggaagtttcagttgtAGATTTGTCTTTACCTCTCCAACGGCTTCCAGCCAGTTGACCCAAAACTCGCTTTAGTTAattactttttcaattttattggTAAAACCCTCAAGGTTCTATCTTCAGACAGGTCCGATCAACATGGCCTATGACACTTTAGGCAGTATGAATTATGGGCTCAGAATCTCTAGTTAGAAAACACTGTCGACATATTGCTTGTGCACAAAAATACTGCAGTGTCAGTGTAGACACATACAAtttaacagtaaaaaaaaaaaaaaaaaattacactctGGAAAGATTACAAATGAGTAATCCAGGTTTCCTGATGGTCTACTGGCTGCATACCGGTATAGAGCATTTGGGTAAATCTGACAGGGCTGGGGCATCGCAGGGTTTCTGCATTAACTGGTAGAGCCATGGAACTATGTTGTATGTATTCTGTATTTAGTATTACACTACTTTGATTGATTTCAACAGGTGATAACTTCACCCCAACCCGTGGTCCCACCATCTTCTACAACCGTACAACCAACTGCCGATCACCCATATCCAATCCCTCCTACTGGTAGTGAAAACATCCTCCAGATGACACTCATTGTTCCCCAAGACGATGAAGTGTCTCAATCTGTTTTAAAGAACAATATCAAAAATGGTTTGGAGGTAGCTTATCTTGAGGGATTAAGCACAGTAGGAGGCAAGAGAAGAAAGAGAAGCATCTTAGATCATGCGGATTCCTTTGGCCTCAAGAAACCTCCAGTGGCACAAGACAAAGGCTTATATGATGATACTAAAGATTTAGTAGCTTCCAGTGATCTACGTTCTTCTCTTGGATATCTCAAAAATGATAACTGGAAATCATTTCAATCTGGACTGTGGAATCTACTCATTACGTCGGACAGAAACTTCAATAATATGAGAGTGCATAGTCGTCAAAGGCGGCAAACAGTGGATCCAAGTAATACAACGGAAGTGGTGGtgagttgttaaaggcagtggacactatttgtaatttcttaaaataattattagcataaaagcttacttggtgcTTACTTGGCAGTGtcatacccaagcctacattcgtatggactgtgaaaggggtcaccctgtttcagccttagGAGTAgttggcaatggcctctggaaaaaataattgacgtttctcatcctaactcgagataggattaatcctggcgtttcgtgaaatcggttgCAGGACTTAAACCAAACCCAGCTAATCAAAAGCACAAGACACTTCTACCtcaataacatttttgtttgctctTGCTAAATTTACACACAAACTAAGTTTTTGGTCAATCGCATTCGTGTACAGCATTTTCAGATTTTGCCTGCAAGACAAAAATCAGGAGAACCTCCAGATAAAGTAATAAGtggtgggttggaatcccaactgagtaatttgcctgtgggTTTAAGAGCATTTAGAGTGGTAAAGAGCATCAAATTGTAGTTTTGATGGTTAAGTCATTTGAGAGTGGGCTCGAATCCAGGCCacggcacttgtgtccttgagcaagatactttaatATGTAAgtgtttctcttcacccaggggtatacaTATATCCTGTGAGGGTAGatgttgatattttgtatgaaaaagcaTTTGGAGCACTGCGTTTGCCAATTACttgttgtatactccccaacAGGGAAGCtcagaaagattaaagggatgattttatgattttttttttttttgcaagtcgccAAACACACACGGCCTGAAGGTTACTTCAAGTTGTGGGCTACAAtgctattggcccaatgaccatgGCACTAATGAAAAGCGCATTGAGGAGGTTGTTTTAAAATGCCTTtgataagaatttgtttttattgttataattgtttttatttttggttgtTTCAGGCGTTCCAAGTTGTGCGAGATGGTTCTGAAGTGTTATGTCAGTTCTATGTGGTGAATAACGCTTCTGTCGTGAAGGGTTCTCAAGCTCTAACTGTATTTGATGTAATTTCAATACAGCGTCTGTCAGTGATTCTTAGTTATGAGGTATTTATAgctaaataatactaataactaGAGCTGTGTGTTCGTTTACAATCGAACCACAGCGTCTGTCAGTGATTCTTAGTTATGAGGTATTTATAgctaaataaaactaataactAGAGCTGTGTGTTCGTTTACAATCAAACCACAGCGTCTGTCAGTGATTCTTAGTTATGAGGTATTTAAAgctaaataaaactaataactAGAGCTGTGTGTTCGTTTACAATCGAACCACAGCGTCTGTCAGTGATTCTTAGTTATGAGGTATTTATAtctaaataatactaataactaGAGCTGTGTGTTCGTTTACAATCGAACCACAGAGTCTGTCAGTGATTCTTAGTTATGAGGTATTTATAgctaaataaaactaataactAGAGCTGTGTGTTCGTTTACAATCAAACCACAGCGTCTGTCAGTGATTCTTAGTTATGAGGTATTTATAgctaaataa from the Asterias rubens chromosome 22, eAstRub1.3, whole genome shotgun sequence genome contains:
- the LOC117305042 gene encoding serine-rich adhesin for platelets-like isoform X1, which produces MLVHLAVIWHQAMAQTDGFATMKTQPAVTSHQNSTASTTKTKNATSTEPSTATFLPATESMTSLSSSSKETIVLTSDSSEILPSTNSPTEEVTEGMKTGTESLATGITLTSDNLATDDTSFQVTSELTQTVQMSPLTTNKSKLLTSTGTATEEQTVVELTTFADVTFLTTTGETATQVTNELTQTSTITSLTSDVTKLTNTEGTTLEPSTGELTTVADVTFLTTTDETATQVTNELTQTSTITSLTSDVTKLTNTEGTTLEPSTGEPTTVADVTFLTTVETATQVTNELTQTSTITSLTSDVTKLTNTEGTTLEPSTGELTTVADVTFLTTTGETATQVTNELTQTSTVTSLISDVTKLTNTEGTTLEPATGEPTTVADVTFLTTTGETATQVTNELTQTSTMSSLTSDVTKLTNTEGTTLEPATGEPTTVADVTFLTTTGETATQVTNELTQTSTVTSLISDVTKLTNTEGTTLEPATGEPTTVADVTFLITTGETATQVTNELTQTSTVTSLISDVTKLTNTEGTTLEPATGEPTTVADVTFLTTTGETATQVTNELTQTSTITSLTSDVTKLTNTEGTTLEPSTGEPTTVADVTFLTTGETATQVTNELTQTSTMTSLTSDVTKLTNTEGTTLEPLTGELTTVADVTFLATDKTATQVTNELTQTSTMTSLISDVTKLTNTEGTTLEPATGELTTVADVTFLTTTGETATQVTNELTQTSTITSLTSDVTKLTNTEGTTLEPSTGELTTVADVTFLTTTDETATQVTNELTQTSTMSSLTSDVTKLTSTEGTTPGTSTDENSSNKTSGATVNTMSTSIEHTVTTAPNTTSDAATSTSTAFSTPVEGTVTEAAAPNTTSDAVTSTSTAFSTPVEGTVTKATTLNTTSDAVTSTSTAFTPVEGTSTEATTLNTTSDTATSTSAAFSTPVEANATEAITLNTTSGIVTSTSTAFSTPVEANATEATTPNTTSDVVTSTSTAFSTPVEGTATEATTLNTTSDAVTSTSTAFSTPVEANATEAITLNTTSGIVTSTSTAFSTPVEGTATEATTLNTTSDTATSTSAAFSTPVEANATEAITLNTTSGIVTSTSTAFSTPVEGTATEATTLNTTSDAVTSTSTAFSTPVEAGATEATTPNTTSDVVTSTSTAFSTPVEGTATEATTLNTTSDAATSTGTAFSTPVEANATEATTLNTTSGIVTSTSTAFSTPVEGTATEATTLNTTSGIVTSTSTAFSTPVEGTATEATTLNTTFGIVTSSGTAFSTPVEGTATEATTLNTTSDAVTSTSTAFSTPVEANATEATTLNTTSGIVTSTSTAFSTPVEDTATEATTLNTTSDAATSTSTAFSTPVEANATEAITLNTTSGIVTSTSTAFSTPVEGTATEATTLNTISDAVTSTSTAFSTPVEGTATEATTLNTTSDAVTSTSTAFSTPVEGTATEATTLNTTSGIVTSTSTAFSTPVEGTVTEVTTLNTTSDAVTSTSTAFSTPVEGTATEATTPNTTSDVVTSTNTAFSTPVEGTATEATTLNTTSDVVTSTSTAFSTPVEGTVTEVTTPNTTSDVVTSTNTAFSTPVEGTATEATTLNTTSDAATSTGTAFSTPVEANATEATTPNTTFDALTSTSTAFSTPVEGTATEATTLNTTSGIVTSTSTAFSTPVEGTATEATTLNTTSGIVTSTSTAFSTPMEGTATEATTLNTTADAATSTSTAFSTPVEANATEATTLNTTSGIVTSTSTAFSTPVEGTATEATTLNTTSGIVTSNSTAFSTPVEGTATEATTLNTTADAATSTSTAFSTPVEANATEAITLNTTSGIVTSTSTAFSTPVEGTATEATTLNTTSDAVTSTSTAFSTPVEANATEATTLNTTSGIVTSTSTAFSTPVEGTATEATTLNTTSGIVTSNSTAFSTPVEGTATEATTLDTTSGIVTSTSTAFSTPVEGTATEATTLNTTSGIVTSTSTAFSTPVEGTVTEATTLNTTSGILTSTSTAFSTPVEGTATEATTLNTTSGIVTSTSTAFSTPVEGTATEATTLNTTSGILTSTSTAFSTPVEGTATEATTPNTTSDAVTSTSTAFSTPVEATATKVTTPNTTDNVLTSSSTVMHSVVSSAVPTSVDTTTAVTSIPETSHATLPTLISTDPSIQTTEQIEETTSIQTSHLITVTTPDITSSAVTVTEVGVTSATVKPEITSGFSTPTAVSTTAEMTSPELTPALATTDMSSAFTTTEILLTTPVKRTNVVLTTTSATSQSVTTTKATSPSASSEIVKTTSQMVTREPTQTVKLTSASGPKTSSTSVSADKILRLEVLVDLSHEVKSQTFIEKIEGDLEQLYLMGKEISNRKRRSLLEDIVGAVHRLVQKSKRAVDPDPSVTIKVTHTDRVERNVQIEFYVVENGTVLEPSVVSQVYSTLSLAAMSAQLGFEVITSPQPVVPPSSTTVQPTADHPYPIPPTGSENILQMTLIVPQDDEVSQSVLKNNIKNGLEVAYLEGLSTVGGKRRKRSILDHADSFGLKKPPVAQDKGLYDDTKDLVASSDLRSSLGYLKNDNWKSFQSGLWNLLITSDRNFNNMRVHSRQRRQTVDPSNTTEVVAFQVVRDGSEVLCQFYVVNNASVVKGSQALTVFDVISIQRLSVILSYEVKSPGITLFASPSPAEDYSIWIIVVSVVCAVLLIIVIIFLIYWICLCHRKAHQSKVIEMKTMERATCTSTEFGRLRIDIEKGEVFVEETSLDKRLPVKKTANGKLHQERSGQRQAFKIEDQVGSRAPLPKRKTRKKHDSDNDKTASDGSMSQEEGPLFSHVTSTPQAARTLPKPPPVRFRNSVYPDSKLPPLKPHALVGECISDTDKDSLSLLGNQQKWYSRSETHEAYPSSGDFEQAKTPSDRKVRKSTKKEKRIQEQLTKELNRREEQVKVNQAPDATHGPDDQNPTARKMKKSRNERWKTENLPSTEITNKKKKSKKTKVSKHRVGVAPVNEAITASQAPPLQSMAGPSFDVASGDMGRTADDMRTEMAMLLGNQPASMYGYRSNNSTQYYEQTPEEKLREQQEKEQRDLEIKRRWAVERNHLSQMLDEAFKLKMGSLPSAPPPGHAMYDPRSDRSHDDSYMQPQYTGGLGARPSSYPGYEYQKGIPGELPGTSYADRVTPFSTGYNDRGTLRNPSTNPAYNHPAYNTTPASLYTHLSPRNVEPRGPYGLYGERSADYDDLSDRRRHRSRRHGSIHDDDLRNSVRRTDRIARSASSSHSRGKTEDLAVLRQQNDSMHKQLLEQKRELEQALAAVGQPQTQIV